One Paenibacillus sp. FSL W8-0186 genomic window carries:
- a CDS encoding PTS glucose transporter subunit IIA, protein MFERFKKKSSKVVQVQSPLTGKAVPLSEVPDEAFAGGFMGQGVAIEPAEGRLVAPFDGTVAHVIKTRHAVMLEDNATGLQYLFHIGINTVGLKGEGFTSHVEAGDSVKAGQTLIEFDRDAIKAAGYPVVTPIIVTNGDELASSVEGHTGNVTAGSDYVLSVTLKS, encoded by the coding sequence ATGTTCGAACGCTTTAAGAAGAAATCAAGCAAAGTAGTGCAGGTTCAATCTCCCTTGACGGGTAAAGCCGTCCCGCTCTCCGAGGTGCCGGATGAGGCATTTGCCGGAGGGTTTATGGGGCAGGGGGTAGCGATTGAACCTGCTGAAGGGCGTCTGGTGGCTCCTTTTGATGGCACGGTTGCCCATGTCATTAAGACCAGGCATGCCGTTATGCTGGAGGACAATGCCACTGGACTGCAGTATCTGTTCCATATTGGCATCAACACCGTAGGCTTGAAAGGGGAGGGTTTTACAAGCCATGTGGAGGCGGGGGATTCGGTAAAAGCGGGACAGACGCTGATTGAATTTGATAGGGATGCCATTAAGGCAGCCGGTTATCCTGTAGTGACGCCGATTATCGTTACCAATGGGGACGAGCTGGCCTCTTCTGTCGAGGGACATACTGGAAATGTAACTGCAGGAAGCGATTATGTTCTAAGTGTGACCCTAAAATCCTAA
- a CDS encoding LacI family DNA-binding transcriptional regulator, which yields MTTIYDIAKLTGFSPTTVSKVFNGYSDVSEKTRRKILEAAQQLDYVPNAHARSLTTKRSWTIGVLFNESSGAGILHPYFGGVIEGFKKVATSKGYDLMFITKDIGGKPSGYLEHCKIRGVDGIVVILPDYDDPYFHELVEADIPCVLLDSDSEHASTIYSDNTMGSEMAVDYLYSLGHRSIAHIGGGHSFAGEKRTQGFIEAMKRRGLSPKPEFIVQGSYDFTVESGRKAMEQLLQLQDRPTAVFAAGDNLAVGAMIAMREQGVSVPEDISVIGFDDIEMAKYLTPALTTIRQNTYGLGSRAANMLIYSIEGHKELQRDMLPVELVIRDSCRPL from the coding sequence TTGACTACGATTTATGATATTGCCAAGTTAACCGGATTTTCGCCGACCACGGTGTCCAAGGTGTTCAACGGCTATTCGGACGTTAGCGAGAAGACCCGCCGTAAGATTCTCGAGGCCGCGCAGCAGCTGGATTATGTTCCGAACGCCCATGCCCGGTCGCTAACGACCAAGCGTTCCTGGACGATCGGCGTACTGTTCAATGAATCGTCAGGAGCCGGAATTTTGCATCCTTATTTCGGCGGCGTCATTGAAGGCTTCAAGAAGGTGGCTACCTCGAAAGGCTACGATCTGATGTTTATCACAAAGGATATCGGGGGCAAGCCCAGCGGGTATCTGGAGCATTGTAAAATACGCGGCGTCGACGGCATCGTCGTGATTCTGCCGGACTATGATGACCCTTATTTTCACGAACTGGTGGAGGCGGATATTCCTTGTGTCCTGCTGGATTCCGATTCGGAGCATGCCAGCACGATCTATTCCGACAATACGATGGGCAGCGAAATGGCCGTTGATTATTTATATTCGCTTGGACACCGCTCCATCGCCCATATTGGGGGCGGGCATTCCTTTGCCGGCGAGAAGCGGACTCAGGGTTTCATCGAAGCGATGAAGCGGCGGGGCTTGTCGCCTAAGCCGGAGTTCATCGTGCAGGGCAGCTATGACTTTACCGTCGAAAGCGGACGGAAGGCGATGGAGCAGCTGCTCCAACTGCAGGACCGCCCTACGGCGGTGTTCGCGGCCGGGGATAATCTGGCTGTCGGCGCAATGATTGCGATGAGGGAGCAGGGGGTATCCGTTCCAGAAGACATCTCCGTCATCGGCTTTGACGATATTGAAATGGCGAAATATTTAACGCCCGCCCTGACGACGATCCGCCAGAATACATATGGACTTGGCAGCAGGGCCGCAAACATGTTAATCTATTCGATAGAAGGCCATAAAGAATTACAGCGAGATATGCTTCCGGTCGAGCTGGTTATACGCGATTCATGCCGCCCTTTGTAG
- a CDS encoding cellobiose phosphorylase: MSNYSFDQNAFVITQFDKAKPFSSFLPGLAGLKGIPMWTFYVNRGQAVCSFGIRDKKSPIMEFSPASITYQSVTSKGFRTFIKREGAKGIYEPFQSAAPDAAAERKMVILPNEIGIEEVNKEQGIGIKVTYFQMPNDDYAALVRKVEITNISGEPMKLEMLDGLPEILPYGVDNAGYKEVGNLLRSWMEVYNLDNNIPYYRVRSSTSDSAEVSEVQSGHFYLSFGQDGKIVKPIVDFQIIFGDNTSLAYPDRFAERSLAELTAEQEYCTNKVPCGFTGLSAQLAAGETTTLYTLIGHIESMERLNEKAPSIASPDYIAVKQAEAGQLTEELTDDIATRTSSPLFDAYCRQSYMDNFLRGGYPFLFENGREGFVIHLYSRKHGDLERDYNFFSIAPEYYSQGNGNFRDANQNRRNDIYFNPRVGTFNIVTFFSLIQADGYNPLGVEGTSFTVQEQRAAGLREWVETSVSNPKIAEKLQALCLGKFTPGKVISLLADKSAGLRRNEEEILTGILSLAEQNIEAAFGEGYWSDHWTYNMDLIDGYLDIFPDRKEKLLFGEEVYTFFDSPARVLPRSEKYVINGTKVRQYGALEHDEEKMQRFGLSLNDTNWLKTKHGEGEIFRTNLFVKLISLSLNKFATLDPYGMGVEMEGDKPGWNDAMNGLPGLFGSGMSETFELKRIVKLVIEASELYGDRQVGLPEEMHELLDRVSRLMERQFAGELEQFNYWDQVAAAREQYRDDIRFGISGELKQISLAELGSIYKQMLKKIDQGIERAIELGHGLTPTYFVFEAVEYEPVMDVQGKPVISGYGLPKVIVKKFEAKPLPHFLEGPARWLKTINDKAQAEKAYELIRQSDLFDKKIQMYKTSVSLDGESQEIGRIRAFTPGWLERESVFLHMSYKYLLALLKSGLYEQFFAEMKTSLIPFLDPAVYGRSTLENSSFIATSVNPDPHVHGRGFVARLSGSTAEFISMWIKMMMGSTVFSVNDGQLQLAFEPTLPGWLFDEQGKVAFKFLGSTQVTYHNPLMADTFGADKAMVERIQLMKKDGSTAEIIGGVIGGELAHEVRNGQVAAIDIYLK; this comes from the coding sequence ATGTCTAACTATTCATTTGATCAGAACGCTTTCGTCATCACGCAGTTTGATAAAGCCAAGCCTTTTTCGAGCTTTCTCCCTGGCTTGGCAGGCCTGAAGGGGATTCCGATGTGGACGTTCTACGTCAATCGCGGCCAGGCGGTATGCAGCTTCGGCATTCGCGACAAGAAGAGCCCGATCATGGAGTTCTCCCCGGCGAGTATCACGTACCAATCGGTAACATCCAAAGGCTTCAGAACTTTTATCAAGCGGGAAGGCGCTAAGGGAATCTATGAACCGTTTCAAAGCGCGGCCCCAGATGCCGCAGCCGAGCGGAAAATGGTGATTCTGCCGAATGAGATCGGGATTGAGGAAGTCAACAAGGAGCAGGGAATCGGAATAAAGGTGACATATTTCCAAATGCCAAACGACGACTATGCCGCCCTGGTGCGGAAAGTGGAGATCACTAATATTTCCGGGGAGCCCATGAAGCTAGAGATGCTGGACGGTCTGCCGGAAATTCTGCCATACGGTGTAGACAACGCTGGATACAAGGAAGTCGGCAACCTGCTGCGGAGCTGGATGGAAGTATATAATCTGGATAATAACATTCCTTATTACCGCGTACGTTCAAGTACAAGCGACAGTGCGGAGGTCAGCGAGGTGCAGAGTGGTCATTTCTACCTTTCGTTCGGCCAGGACGGCAAGATCGTCAAGCCGATTGTCGACTTCCAGATCATTTTTGGCGACAATACGTCCTTGGCGTACCCGGACCGTTTTGCCGAGCGTTCCCTCGCCGAGCTGACGGCGGAGCAGGAGTACTGCACGAATAAGGTGCCTTGCGGTTTTACGGGATTATCCGCGCAATTGGCAGCTGGCGAGACGACTACGCTGTATACGTTAATCGGACATATTGAGAGCATGGAGCGTTTAAACGAAAAAGCGCCATCCATTGCTAGTCCTGATTATATTGCCGTGAAGCAGGCGGAAGCAGGTCAATTGACGGAGGAGCTGACCGATGATATCGCAACTCGGACGTCATCGCCGCTCTTTGATGCATACTGCCGACAGAGCTACATGGATAACTTCCTGCGCGGCGGCTATCCGTTCCTGTTCGAGAACGGCCGGGAAGGGTTCGTCATTCACTTGTATTCCCGCAAGCACGGGGATCTGGAGCGCGATTACAATTTCTTCTCGATCGCCCCGGAGTATTATTCTCAAGGGAACGGGAACTTCCGCGACGCCAACCAGAACCGCAGGAACGACATTTACTTCAATCCGCGGGTAGGCACGTTTAATATTGTGACGTTCTTCAGCTTAATTCAGGCGGACGGTTATAACCCGTTGGGCGTAGAGGGCACGAGCTTCACGGTGCAGGAGCAGCGGGCGGCCGGCCTGCGGGAATGGGTGGAGACTTCGGTATCGAACCCGAAGATCGCCGAGAAGTTGCAGGCCCTTTGCCTAGGCAAATTTACGCCAGGTAAAGTGATCTCCCTACTGGCGGACAAGAGCGCAGGCCTGCGGCGTAACGAGGAAGAAATTTTGACGGGGATTCTATCTCTGGCGGAGCAGAATATCGAAGCCGCTTTCGGAGAAGGGTACTGGTCGGATCACTGGACATACAATATGGATCTCATCGACGGGTACCTGGATATTTTCCCGGATCGTAAAGAAAAGCTGCTGTTCGGGGAAGAGGTCTACACGTTCTTCGACAGCCCGGCACGGGTGCTCCCGCGAAGCGAGAAATACGTCATCAACGGAACGAAGGTGCGCCAATACGGAGCGCTGGAACATGATGAGGAGAAAATGCAGAGGTTCGGCCTGTCCCTTAATGATACGAACTGGCTGAAAACGAAGCATGGAGAAGGCGAGATATTCCGCACGAATCTGTTCGTCAAGCTGATCTCATTGTCGCTGAACAAATTTGCGACGCTTGACCCTTATGGCATGGGCGTGGAAATGGAAGGCGACAAGCCTGGCTGGAACGATGCGATGAACGGCCTGCCAGGATTATTCGGCTCCGGCATGAGCGAGACGTTCGAACTAAAGCGGATCGTGAAGCTGGTCATCGAGGCAAGCGAGCTGTATGGCGATCGGCAGGTCGGCCTTCCAGAAGAGATGCATGAGCTGCTTGATCGAGTAAGCCGGTTAATGGAGCGTCAATTCGCCGGGGAGCTTGAACAGTTCAATTATTGGGACCAAGTGGCTGCCGCTCGCGAGCAGTACCGTGACGACATTCGCTTCGGAATCAGCGGCGAGCTGAAGCAGATTTCACTTGCCGAGCTAGGATCCATTTACAAACAAATGCTGAAGAAAATCGATCAAGGCATTGAGCGGGCCATTGAATTAGGGCATGGCCTGACGCCGACATATTTCGTTTTCGAAGCGGTGGAATACGAGCCGGTTATGGATGTTCAGGGCAAACCTGTCATTAGCGGCTATGGTCTGCCGAAGGTCATTGTGAAGAAATTCGAAGCGAAGCCTTTGCCGCACTTCCTTGAAGGGCCGGCCCGTTGGCTGAAGACGATCAACGATAAGGCGCAAGCCGAGAAGGCGTATGAGCTGATCCGGCAGAGCGACCTGTTCGATAAAAAGATCCAGATGTACAAAACCTCGGTGAGCCTGGATGGCGAATCCCAGGAGATCGGCCGGATTCGGGCCTTTACGCCAGGCTGGCTGGAGCGGGAGTCAGTGTTCCTCCACATGAGCTATAAATATTTGCTGGCGCTGCTGAAGAGCGGGCTGTACGAGCAGTTTTTTGCGGAAATGAAGACGTCCTTGATTCCGTTCCTAGATCCTGCGGTATACGGCCGCAGTACACTGGAGAACTCGTCGTTTATCGCTACAAGCGTCAACCCTGATCCTCATGTGCACGGCCGTGGTTTTGTAGCCCGTCTGAGCGGATCAACCGCGGAGTTTATTAGCATGTGGATCAAAATGATGATGGGAAGTACAGTGTTCAGCGTTAACGATGGCCAGCTGCAGCTTGCCTTTGAGCCTACCTTGCCAGGGTGGCTGTTCGACGAGCAAGGGAAAGTCGCATTTAAATTCCTTGGCAGCACTCAGGTGACCTACCATAACCCGCTTATGGCGGATACGTTCGGCGCAGATAAAGCGATGGTAGAGCGAATTCAACTGATGAAGAAGGATGGCTCTACAGCCGAGATTATCGGTGGTGTCATTGGCGGTGAACTGGCGCATGAAGTCCGGAATGGCCAAGTGGCAGCAATCGATATTTATTTAAAATAA
- a CDS encoding PTS transporter subunit EIIC: MLAKLQRLGKSLMLPVATLPAAGILQGLGMIDYQKDIPLGVVGSFLNQFVTPFMTSGALAILDNLPFIFAIGVAIGFAGDAVAALSAFIGYMVFTKVLAQVPLQMPFIPDDVKLNMGVLGGFFVGLWSAFLYNKYHNIKLPDWLGFFAGKRFVPIITAASTMVFAVLIGMIWSPIQDVIADFGNWVVGLGGIGSFVFGTANRLLIPLGLHHVLNSIAWFQIGDYTNAAGEVVHGDLWRFFAGDPTAGMFMSGFFPIMMFAMPAAALAIIHTAKPSKRKFVGSIFLGSALASFLTGITEPLEFAFMFVAPVLYVVHAVLTGLSGLIMYVLDVHLGFTFSAGLIDYLVNMKMSKNALLLIPVGLAFGVVYYFLFRILISKLNLKTPGREDDDEAEISTGTGNDAARGEGSGGSKASKAAKVLDNIGGAENIVSIDACITRLRLIVKDETAVKDSELKKLGASGVMRLGQGAVQVVFGPQAESIKDEIKKMI, translated from the coding sequence ATGCTGGCTAAATTACAAAGGCTGGGCAAGTCTCTAATGCTGCCGGTGGCTACATTGCCTGCAGCAGGTATTTTACAAGGGCTTGGGATGATCGACTATCAGAAAGATATTCCATTAGGGGTCGTCGGAAGTTTCCTGAATCAGTTTGTTACACCGTTTATGACCTCCGGTGCGCTTGCGATTTTGGACAATTTGCCATTTATCTTTGCGATCGGCGTTGCGATCGGTTTTGCCGGAGATGCGGTTGCTGCTTTATCGGCATTTATCGGATATATGGTATTTACGAAGGTGCTCGCTCAGGTTCCGCTGCAAATGCCGTTCATACCGGATGATGTGAAGCTGAATATGGGTGTGCTGGGCGGTTTCTTTGTCGGTTTATGGTCGGCTTTCCTGTATAACAAATACCACAATATCAAGCTCCCGGATTGGCTCGGCTTCTTTGCCGGCAAACGCTTCGTGCCGATTATCACCGCCGCCTCCACGATGGTATTTGCAGTTCTGATCGGTATGATATGGAGTCCGATTCAGGACGTGATTGCCGACTTCGGCAACTGGGTTGTTGGATTAGGCGGCATCGGCTCGTTCGTATTCGGAACTGCCAACCGTCTGTTGATTCCATTGGGATTGCATCATGTACTGAATTCTATCGCCTGGTTCCAGATCGGTGATTACACCAACGCCGCCGGCGAAGTCGTTCACGGGGATCTATGGCGTTTCTTTGCCGGAGACCCGACGGCAGGAATGTTCATGTCCGGTTTCTTCCCGATTATGATGTTTGCGATGCCTGCGGCGGCCCTGGCTATTATTCACACGGCTAAGCCGTCCAAGCGCAAGTTCGTTGGTTCCATCTTTTTGGGTTCGGCGCTTGCATCATTTTTGACGGGGATTACCGAGCCGCTTGAGTTCGCGTTCATGTTTGTTGCCCCGGTATTATATGTAGTTCACGCGGTTTTGACGGGGCTGTCCGGTCTAATCATGTATGTGCTGGACGTGCATTTAGGCTTCACGTTCTCTGCCGGCTTGATCGACTATCTGGTAAATATGAAGATGTCCAAGAACGCTTTGCTGCTGATTCCGGTAGGTTTAGCCTTTGGCGTGGTTTACTACTTCCTCTTCCGGATTCTGATCTCGAAGTTGAATCTGAAAACCCCGGGACGCGAGGATGACGATGAGGCGGAAATTTCCACGGGTACGGGTAATGATGCAGCGAGAGGCGAAGGCTCTGGGGGTTCTAAAGCATCAAAAGCGGCCAAGGTGCTGGACAATATCGGCGGTGCCGAGAATATTGTTAGCATCGACGCATGTATAACTCGCCTGCGCTTAATTGTGAAGGATGAAACTGCGGTAAAGGACTCTGAGCTGAAAAAGCTTGGCGCATCAGGGGTTATGCGTCTAGGCCAGGGAGCGGTCCAGGTTGTCTTTGGACCACAGGCGGAATCCATTAAGGATGAAATCAAAAAGATGATATAA
- a CDS encoding PRD domain-containing protein: protein MSGPEMFEVIRVIGNNVVLVHGGGMKKFEYVILGKGIGFGTKVGGTIASDDHRIEKLFKLEDQEQLNEYRLLEEFDPKVLEITDDILNSISKEFPGKLNDKVYLALPSHIQFTIYRIRKGMDIINPFLEETKISFPREYEIALKAADMIGQAFGIEVPEDEVGFLTYHVYSAVSHVPVGQLVKASNMVGRLIDIIERERGTAFESGSMDHVRLLMHLRFSVDRILNHSVNVDNPFADQIKSQFTSEYKLASRLAKEMEQELGRTVPEAEICFLAMHLYRLFRGRTQNK, encoded by the coding sequence ATGAGTGGGCCGGAGATGTTTGAGGTCATTCGGGTGATCGGCAACAATGTCGTTTTGGTGCACGGCGGCGGGATGAAAAAATTCGAATATGTAATACTTGGCAAAGGGATCGGCTTCGGCACGAAAGTGGGCGGGACGATCGCCTCGGATGATCATCGCATTGAGAAGCTGTTCAAGCTCGAGGACCAGGAGCAGTTAAATGAGTATCGTCTGCTGGAGGAATTTGATCCAAAGGTGCTGGAGATTACCGACGATATATTGAACAGTATCAGCAAGGAATTTCCGGGCAAGCTGAATGACAAGGTATATCTTGCGCTTCCGAGCCATATCCAATTTACGATTTACCGGATTCGGAAGGGTATGGATATTATCAACCCGTTCCTCGAAGAGACGAAAATCAGCTTTCCCAGGGAATATGAAATTGCGCTGAAGGCAGCGGATATGATCGGTCAAGCGTTTGGTATCGAAGTGCCCGAGGATGAAGTGGGATTTTTGACATATCACGTGTATTCCGCCGTCAGCCACGTCCCGGTTGGACAACTGGTCAAGGCATCCAATATGGTCGGACGGCTTATCGACATTATCGAACGGGAACGCGGCACCGCCTTTGAAAGCGGTAGCATGGATCATGTCCGGCTGCTGATGCATCTGCGGTTCTCGGTGGATCGGATCCTGAATCATTCGGTGAATGTAGACAATCCGTTTGCGGATCAGATCAAAAGCCAGTTCACCAGCGAATACAAGCTTGCGAGCCGGCTGGCCAAGGAAATGGAGCAGGAATTGGGCAGGACCGTACCGGAGGCGGAGATATGCTTCTTGGCTATGCATCTATACCGCCTATTTCGCGGACGCACACAAAACAAATAG